Within the Candidatus Poribacteria bacterium genome, the region GAAACAGAAGTTGGTTTCAAATAAGACTCGTGCAGTAGCACGAGAGAGTCGTGAGAGATTACAGATTTCTGTTCAAGCATAGGTGCTTTATTGATCTAATGAAAGCCATTGACTGTTTCAGTCAGTGGCTTTCGTCTTTTTTAGACTTTCATACTTCCATTGACAAACTTCGTCCAAATACAATCAAGGTTTCGGGAGTTATAGACATAACAACGTTCAGCGACATAAAGTGGGGTATACTCAACACTGTACCAATGGTGAGATCCATGATACGCCTTTTTCAGTAAATTCCAAAATCCCTCTATTGTATTCGTATGCTTATCACCATCAACGTATTGCTCTTGGTGATTTATGATATGGTGCTTAAGTTGGCTGCCAAGTGTTTTATAGCCACGGTATTCGTCTGTCATAAGTTCCGATTCCTTGACGTTCACAACTCTGCGTATGAATTCAAGGATAGCACGTCCTGTTAATCCTTTCGCAACTTCAGCAACGACTTGACCGCCTCGCTCTACCGCACCAATCACAGCGGTTTTATCCGTTCCACGCCCCCGCTTGGCTGGCACTCTATCCTCTGTCTTGTTCTCTTTGCGAGGTTTACCACCTATGTAGGTTTCGTCTGCTTCTATGATACCTTGTAGCAGTATAGAACTGGTCTTATTCGCCATTTCTGCTCGTATGCGTGTCTGAAGATACCACGAAGCCTTCTGCTTCAGGTCTAAATCACGTGAGAGTTGATAACTGGACAGGCTTTTCTTCGCATTGACGATAAGCGATATGGCAAGAAACCACTTCTGAAGCGGTATCTTTGTGCCGTGAAATACTGTGCCACAGGTTACTTTGAATGAAGCACTACAATCATGGCAATTCCAGCGTCCTACACGCCCTTCACCTTCTTCTTTCTTACGAACCACGTCTTTACTCTCACAATGGGGACAAACAGCCGTTCCACGCCAACGTATCCGTTCCAAATGCTCTATGCACGCCTCTTGGTCAGGGAAGCGTGCCATGACTTCTATGAGATTCATAAAAAAAGACACCTCTCCATAAAAAAGAGTTGCCTTCTTCTTATATCTTTTGATATAATATAGTTAACACTACTACAGAAAAAAGCAACTCATTTTTCTGTGTGATATAGGGAGGTTGCACCCTCCCTATTAACTTACCTATATTATACCATTTTTTAGTCAATTAAGTCAAGCAAAAAAGTGCAAAAAACATAGTAAATACAAGGGGTTATGGCACTTTTTTGGAAATAAATATCAAGATAGATAAGGGGTGATAAAGCAATGGAAAAACCACGAAAAATAAAAGAACTGGGTATAAATACTAAGGATTTGGAATCTATCAAAATCAGTTCGGAAACAAAGAAGTTATGGAAAAACACACAAGAAGCGGGAATCCGTTTTGAAATAGAAGATAGAAATAGTATGCACCTCAAAACAGATTTTGATAATATGCACATTTCTAACACAACATACGCTGAAGTCCAAAAAACAAAAATCTACTTTGAATCTTGTATAAAAAAGTCTAAAAATGAGTTGATTAAACTTGTCCTTTTCCGAACACGGCTTGAAGAACTACTGCATATTTTAGAATCGTCTGAAATTGACGAAACTAATTCTGACCTTATTGACCAATGTATAAAAACTATCTCAGAAAAATATCAAGATTAAATTAACAACCCCAAAAATAAACCAATTTTCAACATTCTAAAACAAGAAAAACCCCACTGAATACATGGGTTTAAAGCGGATTTCCAAAATTATTTTTCAATCCCAAAACGACTTATTGCGAAGAACATTATACAACGAAAAAAGCGGAAAAATGCAACCTAATTTCATTATCTTTCTAACGGACGACCAAGGATACGGCGACCTGTCCTGCATGGGGGCAACCGACTTCAAAACGCCACATCTCGACAGAATGGCAGCTGAGGGTGCCCGCTTCACAGATTGGTACTCGAATTCACCCGTCTGCTCCCCATCGCGCGCATCCCTATTGACAGGACGATATCCATGTCACGCTGGAGTCCGCTCCATTTTAGCAGGACACCGAACGGCTACAGGACTACCGCCATCTGTTCCTTCACTCGCAACCGCACTCAAGGAACGCGGCTACTACACAGCAATGTCCGGGAAATGGCATTTAGGACTCGCCGAGGGCTCACGTCCGGAACACCACGGGTTCGACGATTGGTTCGGCTTCATGGCAGGGTGCATTGACTTCTTCTCACATATCTTCTACTGGGCTTTAGGACAGCATGGCATCGACCAAACACACGACCTCTGGGAAAACGGTGAAGAGATATACCGAAACGGTGAATATTTTACGGAGCTCATCACTGAATACGCCATCCGATATATCCGAAAGTCGGTTGAACTCGGCAAACCTTTTTTCCTCTACGTCCCTTACAACGCACCGCACTATCCGATGCACGCACCGCAAAAATACGTGGACCGGTTCCCGGATTTGCCGTGGGACAGACAAATTATGGCGGCGATGCTCAGTGCAGTTGACGATAGTGTCGGCGAAATTTTCGCCGAATTAGAACGACTCGGACTCGCAGAAAACACCTTCTCCTATTTCCAGAGTGACAACGGTCCCTCACGCGAAACTCGAAATTGGTTAGACGGCACGCAAGACCCTTACTACGGCGGCACCGCCGGTAAACTGAAAGGACATAAATTCAGTCTCTACGAAGGTGGTATCCGTTCACCCGGAATTATGAATTGGCCCCAGCGAATCCCTGCGGGTCAGGTAATCGATGAAGTCGGCGCAGCAATGGATGTATTCCCGACTTTCCTCGCCGCAGCAGGCGGAGATCCTTCCGAGTACGAACTTGACGGACTCGATGTTCTACCGATGGTGACAAATGGTGAATCTACACCGCACAGCAAAATCTATTGGGAGATGGGCAAGCAAACTGCCGTGCGTCGTGGCAATTGGAAATTGGTGCTCAACGGTCAATTGGTAGAAGGGGCACCTCCCGAAGACGATGTGCATCTGGCGGATCTCGAAACCGATATGGGTGAAACGAGAAATCTGAAAGACGATCACCCGGAACTTACCACCGAACTCACAGAATCAGCACAGGCATGGCGCGAAGGCATTGAAACGCATTGGGAAACCAAATGGGTCAATCCGAACGGGACAACCGGTTACGTCAAGGAGTCATAGAGTGCTAACTGACAGCCAAGATGCCTACGGGCACCTCCTTTCTGATTATCATAATGGTCGAGAAAACGTCGAAATTGTGGAGAGAGAAGATAGATTTATCGATACAAGTCGTCTGGGACCTCTTAACTATTTCGCTGAATATGCGGATTGGGCTGAGCATCAAAAACTCGCTATAGCGGATGCCACCGGACGCGTTTTAGATATTGGCTGTGGTGTAGGACGGCACTGCCTCTATTTACAAGAACAGGGGCATGATGTTTTAGGAACGGACATCTCACCATTAGCCATTCAGACCTGTAAAAGTCGTGGACTCAAAAATGCTCTTATCAGCCCAATCACGCAGTTAAGTTCCAAGATGGGGACATTTGACACAATTCTCATGATGGGACATAATTTCGGACTCGTTGGAAACTATAAAAGAGCAAAGTGGTTATTGAAACGTTTCGCGGCTATGACAACAGATACCGCGAAAATTATCGCCGAAACAATGGATCCATATCAAACGACGGAACCGGTTCATTTAGCCTATCATCAATTTAACCGGGATCGGGGACGCATGAGTGGACAACTGCGCCTGCGAATCCGTTACCGGCAATATACCACGCCGTGGTTTGATTATCTGTTTGTTTCAAAAGCCGAGATAGAGGACATCCTTGATGACACAAAGTGGCAGGTTGAACGCTATATAGACGCAGCCAATACACCGACTTATGTTGCAATTCTATCCAAACGTATGCATTCTTGATTTTAATTATCTTAGTCGGCGTGCTGTTGGTAAAGGCGTTGCTTAGTGTGTTTTTGCTTGGGGTGTTTCTGCGTATTTCTGCGGATTTCCGCAAGGAACCTTGCCCGTTATTAAACCTCTGTTAGTGAAATCGGGATCCTCGCTGAAAAACGAGATATGCCATGATACTTTTTAAATTTGCCTTTATTACGGACACACACCTGTATTTAAACGCGCCAAGAAACTTCGCAGGTGGACTTCAACAACAAAAAAACAGTCTCGCACTCTATGAAAAGTT harbors:
- a CDS encoding IS1595 family transposase, with amino-acid sequence MNLIEVMARFPDQEACIEHLERIRWRGTAVCPHCESKDVVRKKEEGEGRVGRWNCHDCSASFKVTCGTVFHGTKIPLQKWFLAISLIVNAKKSLSSYQLSRDLDLKQKASWYLQTRIRAEMANKTSSILLQGIIEADETYIGGKPRKENKTEDRVPAKRGRGTDKTAVIGAVERGGQVVAEVAKGLTGRAILEFIRRVVNVKESELMTDEYRGYKTLGSQLKHHIINHQEQYVDGDKHTNTIEGFWNLLKKAYHGSHHWYSVEYTPLYVAERCYVYNSRNLDCIWTKFVNGSMKV
- a CDS encoding sulfatase-like hydrolase/transferase, which encodes MQPNFIIFLTDDQGYGDLSCMGATDFKTPHLDRMAAEGARFTDWYSNSPVCSPSRASLLTGRYPCHAGVRSILAGHRTATGLPPSVPSLATALKERGYYTAMSGKWHLGLAEGSRPEHHGFDDWFGFMAGCIDFFSHIFYWALGQHGIDQTHDLWENGEEIYRNGEYFTELITEYAIRYIRKSVELGKPFFLYVPYNAPHYPMHAPQKYVDRFPDLPWDRQIMAAMLSAVDDSVGEIFAELERLGLAENTFSYFQSDNGPSRETRNWLDGTQDPYYGGTAGKLKGHKFSLYEGGIRSPGIMNWPQRIPAGQVIDEVGAAMDVFPTFLAAAGGDPSEYELDGLDVLPMVTNGESTPHSKIYWEMGKQTAVRRGNWKLVLNGQLVEGAPPEDDVHLADLETDMGETRNLKDDHPELTTELTESAQAWREGIETHWETKWVNPNGTTGYVKES
- a CDS encoding class I SAM-dependent methyltransferase, translated to MLTDSQDAYGHLLSDYHNGRENVEIVEREDRFIDTSRLGPLNYFAEYADWAEHQKLAIADATGRVLDIGCGVGRHCLYLQEQGHDVLGTDISPLAIQTCKSRGLKNALISPITQLSSKMGTFDTILMMGHNFGLVGNYKRAKWLLKRFAAMTTDTAKIIAETMDPYQTTEPVHLAYHQFNRDRGRMSGQLRLRIRYRQYTTPWFDYLFVSKAEIEDILDDTKWQVERYIDAANTPTYVAILSKRMHS